TGAAGTCCATGTGTTTTTtcaaagaaggaaagaaagaaaaaaaaaaaaagatcaattgTATACTGTAAGTCTCAGAGTCTCAGATTAATCATATATGTGTAGACCAGCCAGCTGTCATGCTATGCCTCATTTACACTCACTGTGTGATTTGTGTCTGTCCCAGTCCCTCCAATACGTCCTCCCATGCTGAGACCAGCCTTTGTCCCCCATATCCTGCAGAGACCTGGTAAGGTTACCACCAGAGCAGTATTTCAGCAGAACATGTTAGAAGTGATTTTAAGTCATTGGTcacagggctgcacaatatgaggaaaatatgcaataatgttgttgaatatcatgATAACCATAACGACATTACTGGCTACAAATAAACCGATATGAAAGTGTAaccagttctgcatttctgctgctttcagtattctgctaagaTACAACATACTGCTTGTGGAatttaaaactaatgaaaattatttccaacattcttttattgaacattgaatataaaaggcagcgctaaaaaaagagacagttacattttaaagtgcaattttctgctgatattttctttcaactgacAACTCAAAATGTGTGTCTCTTTGGTAATATGTCACAGCCTTTCGCCGCCGGTTGACATCGCGATGACGAAAAAAGCCATATTGTGCAACCCTAATTGGTCATCAATAAATCTGTCTCAGATCGAAATAATATTGTGATGGAAACTGGCTCCTCactttgtgtttgtgatgtGACTGATTCAGAAGTGATCCTTGCCTTCATGTGGCGTCCCTGCTTGATTGTCTGCCTTCATTCACAAGAAATGGCGCTCACgtgcacatgtatgtatgttaatACCCTAACACTGTGTTGACAGTTGGTCAGAGGATGCCCATGATGCGCGGCCCTCCAATAGCGCCTCCTCTGCCccggcctcctcctcctcctcctatgATGCTTCCTCCTTCCCTGCAGGGCCAGCCACCCCAGGGTGCTCCTCAGCCCATCCAGCACATGTCTGCTGCACCACAGGTCAGAGCTCAAAGAAGCAAACATatctattttgataatccattaataggtttgagtcatttttttatttttattaaaaaaaagtcaaacttctctgattccagcttgttaaatgtgaatctgttctagttccttctctcctctgggacagtaaactgaatatctttgagctgtggacaaaacgagacatttgaggacatgctcttgggctttttgggaaacactgatccacattttagagaccaaacaactaatccattcatccagacaataatccacacattaatcgactatgaaatgATCTTAGGCTGCAGCCGTACACCTAGGTGTGTTGAACCACCTTACCTAGGAGATCTTTCACCACATCAGCCTGTGTGCTTTATATAGTCagctagggctgtgcaattaataacatttttcatcgtgatttcaattttggctcctaatgatcacaaaaacaacataatcgAGATAAACGGCTATTTAGCATGTTAAGTTTTGCACGTAAACTCTTTATTGTgccttgtgttctgaatgacaaGTGCACTTCtgcccctcccctcctctttgTGGTATCTGGTGCGCGGGCATAGACTGTAGTGCGCGAGGGAAGATGGCGGCGGGAGAAAAGCCGCGTTTGGTGAGCAAAAAGGGGAGATCGAATTCTTTTGTCTGGGAAAAGTTCGGATTTAAAGGAATCTGACGTGGAACAGAAACGCATCATCTGCAAGATGTGCTACATGGTGGTGTCTGCACCACTTGGTAACAACACACATCTGTTAAACCACCTGAAACGTAAGCACGGAGTGACGTATGACCAACTAATGTTAACAACGAAGAAACAGAAAGGGAGGACGACAACGACATTGTCTGCAACGCAGTCTTTTGTTAAAGACGCACTTTATAGAGTAACCTATTATCCGTCAAGTTTGGAAAAGCACAACAAGTAACAGACGCCATTGCATACCTTTTTTTATCCAAAGACATGTGCCCTATTAGCATTTTATCTTGCCACTATTTTACCAGGGTTGCTCTGCCTGCTTTAGATGACACAGAAGTTCCACTGTTtattaagttcaataaatgtaaCATCTTCCCAAAAGACAATGAGTAGTCATTTGAAACAAtcttgatttcaatattgaccaaaactaattgtgattattattatgttcTATAATAGAGCAGCCCTATAATCAGCCACTGTTCCTATACCCACCAGTAATACTGGGGTAAACTGAATCTCTCTTTGTGTCCACTACATTGCTAATTCTTTTCCGCGTGAGTCATCCTGTCGCCTACCTAGTGTCTTACCTTCTTGTGTCCCTCTCAGGTCCGGGACATGGTCTCCATGGTGTCGGCTCCGCCCACAAGACAGGGACCCCCGCCTCCCGTCAAACCGACACCGTCGATCATCCAGGCAGCGCCGACCGTGTACTCTGCTCCTCCTGCCCCCGCCGGACATAAAAGAATAGATTTTAGAGCTCAGAGACAAGCCAGAATGGTACTTGCATTTCGAGCGATATCTTGCTAAATAATGTCCAGGTGCCCCGCTACAAGCATAACCAGAGCTTGTGATGTGGCCGCCTGTCTCTCCGTGTGATCTCACATGTTATACGTCCCTCTGCTCTCAGGAGGAGCTGGCAGCGCGGGTTGCCGAGCAGCAGGCGGCGGTGATGGCGGCAGGTCTGCTGGACAAGAAGGAGAGCGAAGACAGCAGCGCCGTCATTGGACCCAGCatgcccgagcccgagccccCCCACACTGAGGTACTTTTAACAGCAGCAGGCTGCTTTGTGCTGGGACCTCTcatcatttttcactttcataCTGTTGACACAAACATTACAGCCACAAGTACCCGGCTGAGTCGTTGGTACGTGATTACattactaatgatttttagtgCACTTACAAATTAGCTGGAAATTTAAATGAATCACACAAGAATGCGTATTAACACATCTGAACAATATTAGAAGCACTGCGGCTTCAAACACTGTGtggtttaaaggacaattccggcgcaaaatgatgGGATCTGGGTTCTCTgggttttcatgctaatcgaatgcatCTCtactagctttaaacaagctaacgcaaaccggtggttagctgctaacgcgagctttcggggcagatggtaaatctctatttctacaccactaacaaggctcaaaatagcaccacacttccacggtagcataatgagggtccctacatgtaaaccgaagcattgacagttttttaaaaacagattaTAAAGACGGTAGCGTTCTTgtatacatgcgggcgccatctcggaaaacagtcatgagccgTCGAATCGCGAacactgtgtttgagctatgcaTATGtcacatagctcaaacacagcgttcgtgatccgttggggggggggggggaagcaccAAAAGCAtcggcaaaagtgacaaaaaaaagaataaagtagGTGGGCCAATATTTATtatgaacctaaattgataggCGGAccggatcaaaatctgcgagtggccggatttggcccgcaggccttgagtttgacacgtgatgTAAAGTGTCGCATCATCTCTCCTTTCTGTAGTGTCTTCACAGCGTTTTCTTAATTccctaattgtgtgtgtgtgtgtgtgtgttccagccTGTGGAAAGTGCTACAGAGGACAAAAAGCGATCAAAGTCGGAGAAGGTGAGGAAGTGTATCCGCACTGCAGCAGGGACCAGCTGGGAGGACGCCAGCCTGTTGGAGTGGGATTCAGGTACAGACTGAAAGTTAACACAGCCGTAGACCCCCGATTAACGTCATATAACTTCAGTAGCAAAGGTagagggctgaaacgattcctcgaataattagattactaaaaatcctggatgcaaaatgatttgcctcgaagcttcgtttaattaatgttaccaacgttgtatcgctcacggtgtctccgcacggaggattattactgtcgcacaccgggctgacgctgctggcgacacatggccatgaagactgattacaaaatgaagaaagagcgtaaggggctaagagaagagacaggctggagaaaatgacagaaagtgtccaaagtttggaatccgttcaaatgtaattaaaacgaaaactcgctgtacagtgtgtctactgcaaaatggaactagcttaccacaatgaTGGCACGACGtcagtgcttcagcatctcaacagaaaacattgagtctaacttaatcatccattccacgaagaggacccgacaaaagtaaatcggTCGTATGGACGATGATACTACACCAAACACGACGACTaccaaagacaagaaaatacgtagcagtgaccCCGTAGCTGTTTCCAAGGTTTTATGTTTGGTCGATTATGATTGATATCAGTTCTTTTACTACACACGTTGGATTTTCACTTGGTTCAGCTCCTGCTGCTTCCTTCATAGTATCATCGCCAGACAATCTGCTGCTGAATGTTCACTTAATTGGGAAacggaacaaaaaaaacagcaattagTCAGGTGTGTTTTAAATATCCCTGGTGATTTGAATGCTGTTGTTATTGATTACCTGCTGCAGGGTGAAGCTACAACTCCTGTTTTCTCTCCTTGTTGCAGATGATTTCCGTATATTCTGCGGTGACCTTGGTAACGAGGTGAATGATGACATCCTGGCCAGAGCCTTCAGCAGATACCCGTCTTTCCTCAAAGCTAAGGTTGGTGAGCTTGTTTACTTCCTGTACTCCCTTTAAGAAACAACCTCGGTTGTCGTAGTTTGTGTCTTCATTCCTATCAGTTCCTAGAACATTTTACTCACAAGAAGTCCCATGAATTGATGCAaatacaacatatatatatatatatatatatgcactgaGTTCTACTTCTTACTCATCAGATGAATGACTTCAGGGTATTATCCAGGCTAACCTTAGACCAGcggtgtcaaactcagtttcactaagagccacactggaaaatgagaatcacatcaaggaccagacattttttttatttaatcgaaaAAGACAAATATCGTTGACCATTTTATTGcgtgtctcatatagtcttcttacttagtttggtcgacataaagccctacaaaagtcagcaaaaactTCCTCAGCCGTCATCGAGTTTAGCAAAAACGATGATTCCATTATTTAAAAGTAGGCTCCCACACAGCCGACTCCCAGCAACctctttcacagcctgaatatgaaaactcgcTTCTGGCGTCTCGAAGTTGACAAATCtaccaaattctgctttgagtgtcgtatagttgcagtttgaaaaacagtttcccatcttttttggtttggcgcacaactaggcaggtctaaatgtattgtgaacctaaattgatatgcgatAAATATTTGTGAGGGGCCCGATTAGTAGTGTTGTTTTTGGCGGTCTGTTTTAATTTTAGTCAAGCTGTTCATACTCTTTTTAGTCAAGTTTCAGTCGACTAAAAGTATTTAGCATTTTAGTCAGAATTATTCATGACTATTTTACTTACTAGTTTTAGTCGACAAAAACTGACATTTTAGCCGACCAAAATTTATGacatttagtctagttttagtcaatgaaaatagtatttaaaaaaaaaaaaaaaaaaaatacatgtcatttagctgacacgtttatccaaagtgacttacaactgctacatatgtcagaggatgcacgcctctggagcaactatgggttcagtgtcttgctcagggacacattggttgatgcatcgcagtgggaattgaacccggATCTCCCGcgccaaaggcatgtgtcatatccactgcacactctgattggtttattgcatgttacgcccaaaacacacctatgattaatgaagacaccaaGGACAActcttttgaaccatgcgcccggacactattttccgccgtcaaactaaaAGTGGATTTGCCCTTAGAtctttaaaatagggccctgttGTGGCTTTATGAAGTTGCTCTGCTCTGTCCGTCCAGCAGGgggctcctctcctctccccaaCGATTCTAACATGTTTTCCTAGTGAAAGTGAGACGTACAGGTTGTAAAGCCCCTGAGGCAGATCTGTGATATTGGGCTCTATACATAAAACTGACTCGACTGTTTGGATAGTGCTTAACTTGAGGGTGTGCACATAAGACTGGTCCAACACCGTTTGTCATAGAAACTGACAATGGACATGACATGAACATGGATTCAGCTGTTCTCACTTAAGTAGAGACACTGCAGGTGAATAGGGAAAAAATAATTCAACAAGATATCAGCATGGAATATCCCCAGTTGGTTACTGACATTAAGATAGTTCtttgttgtatttctgtttaaatatgcaaatgaggtgTTATCTAATGCTACATTTTGGTGActttaggagaaatctacagcCACAAATAGTGAAGTTAAATGGaatgttttctttccactagtctgaaagaagacatgttatggaatcaaaatagcccaaaacttcaaaattgaaaaatgaaaaaactgaACACAAGGTCTGCTTTATAGCTTTTTTCCCCCTGAGCTTTCAGCCCCGTCTCACTGTCTTCCTCAGCAAGTGGACTTTGCTCACTGAGTAGAGTAGCTGCGTCTTGTCTTGTCTCCCAGGTTAAACAGCTGTGTGTATGAATGGATTTGTTGTCCTCAGGTGGTGAGAGACAAACGCACAGGAAAGACCAAAGGCTACGGCTTCGTCAGCTTTAAAGATCCCAACGACTACGTCAGAGCCATGAGGGAGATGAACGGTCAGTCCCAACCTTTTTCAGCAGTTTCCTCCCTTTTACACGCAGATGTAGACCTACAGAGAGGAAGCCCCGCCCCTTCCTGTCCACACCATGAGACcttatttcagaaaatgtatgGAGAGAGACAAATAATGATCTGATCCCATTTGAATTACACACATGATGCTTGtccggccgcgggttcgactccgacctgcggccctttgctgcatgtcattacccctctctctcccccctttcatgtctttagctgtcctatcaaaataaaggcctaaaatgccccaaaaacaatctttgaaaaGATAATTTGGCAAGTGAAGAACAACTTTTGAAGTGTCACACTGAAAATGCGTCATTAGAAAGACTACTCCCCCCAGAGTGGCATGGATGACGTCTCTCTGAAGctacactgtctgtgtgtgtgtcttctttctcttccctcGTTGATATACTGTAGACTAGAGCTGGCTAATATTGTGCGAGACgtgagatgtagttcactgagcggtttcacacaaaacttaGTGGTACTACGACAAACTGACTCTTTCTTCACTTGCTTAATTctcttttaaactgacaaacatcacgtgtgtaattcatggctcaattcaaacgggatcttAACATGATTTGTCTCTCTCCGTTCACTACTGGACACATTTTTCCCCGAAATGAGGTCCCATGGTGGTCCACcggaaaggggagggacttcacctctctattCAGTTGGTGATTGATAGCCCTGGattcttccatccatcctttGTCCTTGCGTTCCCATTTCTGACTTTAAAACTGGTGAATAAGCGCtgcctttgtgtgtctgtcctccTCACTCTGTGTTTTATCCAGGGAAGTATGTCGGCAGTCGTCCCATCAAACTGAGGAAGAGCATGTGGAAGGACCGCAACATGGAAGTGGTCCGCAAGAagcagaaagagaagaagaaactgGGCCTCAGATAGTAAGAGACTGGGTTGTGCTCCCCAGGGGACAGAAAACAACTTTGCAAGAGAGCACGACTCTTATTTtggtctgtccaatcaggagatGTACTGAGATTGTATGgtgttcacttttttttctttttttttcccttctttaaATAAAACCATAATTTCTTAGTTGTCGTTCAGATCACTGTTCATTTTTACCAGATTACACTTTTTCTTCACATTGGTTACAGATTCAAATGGATTCTTATTGAAACTGGGCCACTGGATTTATGTTAGTTGTTCCCAGCCTATGATTTAGAAAAGTAACGCACACTGAGGGCTGGCGTAAGCTGCTGATCACTGGAAGTAGACTTGAtggcaagaaaagaaaaaaaaagtgttgcacaCTCTGCCTCCATATGCACGTCGTCAGAATAAATAGAGAAATGCATATGGAGGCAGAGTTGTTCCTGTTTTGGCCTCATTGTGGACGTGGGAGGTGAAAGTATTTCCCAAGTAAATAAGGCAAAAGTCTGACAAACAGCTTTATCTTTACTTTAATTTATAGGACCCCAAACGTGCCTCAGAGAGCTTTCCATACATTATGTACAACATACAGCACTGCTGATGCAATAACAGATATTGTATAAAAATGAGTTGTCAATAAATGCAGGTCATATTAGTCCCTTGTTCcccactgaaaaaaaacaggtaATAAAGGAAAACCTGACAAACAGCTTGTTAAGGCTTTACATACAGAGCAAGTTTCAATGTGGACTGAGACACAAGATAATGTGTGAATGTTCAGACACTGCTTCTATCATCACCGCATACTATTAAGACACTAGAATATTAcaatttcatttaatattgcaGCTGTGTAGCCCGCTGAACGACTGCACTTTTCCACACAAGCTCAGACAACAGTCAGGAGTGTGAGAGGTCTGCTGGCTGTGTTCTGTCACActaagtatgtttacatgcacactaatattccactattattctgaatatgacaaGGTGATGTAAACGGCATATTCCATttggatattcagaataaggcctttttccgaatgtagcattttctgattaagacgtgatattctggtattattctggttttagaggcattctttggacatgtatataCAGCGCATTTAGAAtgtgtctcaatcagggtttttactgcagtttacggcctcttgtcCGTTTacagcttatggtcagctctgtgcgttgctatggttactgtacacaaaccaaccagccaacagtttgcagggctgcagacctgattaaaaaggagaaacacagctacttttaaacattatcaaataaTCTATCAACAGGTTTTGGGATGTGAGCCGACctttttcaagaagctggatgaaggaatgaaagagggaggctgagttcacacgctccaacaagtcctccaccaaGACTTTACTACATGTAAACTGGAATATTAGTGGagtattcattttcattagccatggaaacagcttagtcagaatatcATCTATTTCAGAATAAGGGTACAAACCGGAATATTACGTGCATGTAAACGCAGTCTGTTTTTATGCAAAATACAGGTTGGAATCGCAACAGCACATTGGATGCCTTCATGACACCGACATATATAACATGTTTTACACATAGGACActgattttctttcttaaaaaactaaactttgtATTATATCAAAGACCCACGTGCCTGCAGAGCACTTGGTGCTGTCATGTTCCAGTGTTGACGAGCTCCATCAAACTCCAGTTCCCAACAGCTGCTCCACAGCTGTTCGTCCATTAAAGATGACATCGTTGACTGACACTCCATCGTAGGAGGAGCCGATCAGAGACAGCGAGAGATTATTCTCCCTTATGAAGCTACGCATTGACTCTAGAAAAGGCAGACAGACGCACCTTTAGGTGATGTTTCACTACAACTTGTGACTGATCATTTTTTAGACGTGATGTTTCACACCAGGGCCCCGGATCAGAGTACTCTGCTACCGTACGAATCAATCGTACCTTATGTTGAAACTCACCTACTCTCCGGAAGTGTCCTGGGTAATACTGAGGTATACAGTCCTGACGAGGGAACAACATCACACATTAAGAGTTTTAGAAATAACTGATGTACACTATCTGGTTTTAGATTGACAAACTGATTAAATAGTAGCAACGGAGAACGCTAGGTGCATTCCGTATATTCCTACCCTCTGTAGACTGACCCGGCTCCAGCTGGGTGCTGTGGGGACTCCCAGGTGGCAGTACACGGCCTCAGTGGCTCTCGCTAAAAGAcgctcctctgttatggtgtccGGGGGCCCAAAGACCTCGTGGAACCAGGCCCCGCCCATCATCACCTGCAAGACATGGGCATGGCCCGAGGTTAGAGGAGTGGACTCACTGGTCAGTGCTCTGCACTTTACAAGCAGAACAACTCGGCTTTAAAAAAGGGATAGTTCCGATTTTTTTGTCCCGTCCACAGTgggacattgcttagcttctgtcCTCCTGCAGACATCTCAGTTGTTAGCTCTAAAACATGCAACCTTGTCTGTCTCCATTTCTCGTAGTGTGCACGTGTCTAAAGAACACATATGATCATGTGTTTCTTTAAGGAGTGATTgt
This sequence is a window from Sander vitreus isolate 19-12246 chromosome 6, sanVit1, whole genome shotgun sequence. Protein-coding genes within it:
- the rbm42 gene encoding RNA-binding protein 42 — translated: MALKSGQERLKEMEAEMALFEQEVLGGPVPASGGPAVLEAAPVALSVPVVPAARAIIGTNTYRQVQQTLEARAASFVGPPPPVFTGPVPPIRPPMLRPAFVPHILQRPVGQRMPMMRGPPIAPPLPRPPPPPPMMLPPSLQGQPPQGAPQPIQHMSAAPQVRDMVSMVSAPPTRQGPPPPVKPTPSIIQAAPTVYSAPPAPAGHKRIDFRAQRQARMEELAARVAEQQAAVMAAGLLDKKESEDSSAVIGPSMPEPEPPHTEPVESATEDKKRSKSEKVRKCIRTAAGTSWEDASLLEWDSDDFRIFCGDLGNEVNDDILARAFSRYPSFLKAKVVRDKRTGKTKGYGFVSFKDPNDYVRAMREMNGKYVGSRPIKLRKSMWKDRNMEVVRKKQKEKKKLGLR